The window CTCGTGCTGGTTGGTGTGCAGACTATAACGAACCTTCTTCTTTCCTCAATATGCTACTGTCCCATAGTAGTAATAATACTGTTCATTATAAGAATAAAGACTTCGATGCTACGATGAAGCAGACGTTGCAAGTGAAAACGGATGAAGAACGTGCCGATCTCTATGATAAAGCTGAAAAAATCTTAGATAAAGATTCCGCTGTTGTGCCATTGTACTACTATGTAAACACGCGTTTAGTTAAACCGTATGTGGGGGGTTATACAGGTAAAGACCCTCTCGATAACCTTCATACTAAAGACCTTTATATTATTAAGCACTAACAATAACAGTCCGGCTCTGAGGAGCCGGACAACAATGTGATGATTGGTCCGGCTAAGCAACAGATGTAGGGAAGGGCAATGTTAAAATTTATTATACGTCGCTTACTAGAAGCGATTCCGACACTTTTTATTCTTATTACGATTTCATTTTTTATGATGCGGTTAGCACCAGGCAGCCCTTTCACGGGAGAACGTAAACTACCGCCTGAAGTTATGGCGAATATAGAAGCGAAATATCACTTAAATGACCCGATGTATAAGCAATATTTCAACTATTTAGTGCAATTATCTAAAGGTGATTTTGGCCCATCATTTAAATATAAAGACTATAGTGTTAACGACTTAGTCGCGAAAGCATTTCCTGTCTCTGCAAAATTAGGGGCTACTGCCTTTATCGTTGCCGTATTCTTTGGTGTGTCTGCTGGCGTTATTGCCGCATTAAATCAAAATAGTAAATGGGACTTTACGGTCATGGGGTTTGCCATGACGGGGGTTGTCATCCCCAGCTTTGTAGTGGCACCGCTATTGGTGCTGATTTTCGCCATTCATTTGAAATGGCTCCCTGGTGGTGGCTGGGACGGCGGTAATATCAAACACATGATATTACCGATGGTGGCATTATCGCTAGCCTATATTGCAAGCATCTCACGTATTACACGTGGCTCAATGATAGAGATTATGCACTCAAACTTCATTCGTACTGCGCGCGCAAAAGGCTTACCACTTCGTACTATCATCTTACGTCATGCATTGAAACCTGCTTTGCTTCCTGTGCTTTCGTATATGGGGCCTGCATTTGTGGGGATTATCACAGGTTCAATGGTGATAGAAACGATTTTTGGTTTACCAGGCATTGGGCAATTATTTGTTAATGGTGCATTGAACCGTGACTATTCATTGGTTCTTAGTCTAACAATTTTAGTCGGTGTATTGACCATTGCCTTTAATGCGATTGTCGATGTGTTATACGCTGTTATCGACCCGAAAATTCGTTATTAATCCGGAGAAGACACTGTGTTATTGAATCAAAAGAATAGTGAAGCTCTGGAAAAACTTTCGGAGCAATTAGATATTGAAGGGCGTAGTTTGTGGCAGGATGCACGACGTCGATTTATGCATAACCGTGCTGCAATATTTAGCCTGTTTGTCCTATTTTTGATTACGTTATTTGTGATTTTTGCACCGATGTTATCCCCCTTTTTATATGATGATACGGACTGGGAAATGATGTCGATGCCGCCAGATATGGCGAGTGGGCACTATTTTGGTACCGATGCTTCTGGTCGAGATCTTTTAGTTAGGGTCGCTATCGGTGGGCGTATCTCTCTGATGGTTGGAGTCGCTGCTGCACTTGTGGCTGTTATTGTGGGCACACTTTATGGCTCTCTGGCTGGCTATGTTGGTGGAAAAGTAGACTCCTTTATGATGCGTTTATTGGAGATCTTAAACTCATTTCCATTTATGTTCTTTGTGATTTTGCTAGTGACATTATTTGGCACGAATATCTTATTGATATTTGTCGCTATTGGTATGGTTTCTTGGTTGGATATGGCGCGTATCGTGCGTGGGCAAACTTTAGGGCTGAAACGAAAAGAATTTATTGAGGCCGCTTTAGTTTGTGGTGTGAGCACTCGCCACATTATTTTACGCCATATTGTTCCTAACGTATTAGGTGTTGTTGTCGTGTATGCATCATTACTCGTGCCAAGCATGATCTTATTTGAATCGTTTTTAAGCTTTCTCGGGTTAGGTACTCAAGAGCCGTTGAGTAGTTGGGGCGCATTATTAAGTGATGGTGCTAATTCTATGGAAGTGACGCCATGGTTATTATTGATCCCAGCGTGTTTTCTTGTTGTCACACTATTTTGTTTTAACTTTATCGGCGATGGTTTACGTGATGCCCTCGACCCGAAAGACCGCTAGAGGGAATGACTATGTCTGAAATTAAATCATCTAACCCTCTACTGAGAGTTAAAGATCTCAACGTCACTTTTTCAACGCCAGATGGTGATGTAACAGCCGTTAATAAACTGAATTTTGAATTACGAGCCGGTGAAACCTTAGGTATTGTGGGAGAATCAGGTTCAGGAAAATCCCAAACGGCTTTCGCTCTCATGGGGTTGTTAGCCCGTAATGGCAAAATAGGTGGCTCGGCCATATTTAATGGTCGTGAAATCCTTAATTTAAAAGAAAAGGATTTGAATAGGATGCGAGCAGAAGAGATTTCGATTATCTTCCAAGATCCTATGACGTCATTAAATCCTTACTTAAAAATTGGAACACAATTATCTGAAGTGCTAATGCTGCATAAAGGTATGGGGAAACAGGAAGCTTTTGAAGAGTCCGTACGTATGCTCGATGCAGTAAAAATGCCAGAAGCCCGTAAAAGAATGAATATGTATCCTCATGAATTTTCTGGTGGGATGCGTCAACGTGTCATGATCGCCATGGCATTATTGTGTCAGCCTAAATTATTGATAGCGGATGAACCGACAACGGCATTAGATGTTACGGTTCAAGCGCAGATCATGACGTTATTAAATGAACTGAAACAAGAGTTTGATACAGCCATTATTTTGATCACTCATGACTTAGGCGTGGTTGCTGGGGTGTGTGACAAAGTTCTGGTGATGTATGCAGGGCGTACCATGGAATACGGCACAGCGCGCGATATTTTTTATCATCCTTCTCATCCCTATTCGTTGGGATTACTTGCAGCAGTACCGCGTTTGGATGGTGATGATGAAAGCCTCGCAACCATACCTGGTAACCCGCCTAATTTGTTGCGCCTGCCAAAAGGCTGCCCATTTTCTCCGCGCTGCCAATATGCGAATGAACAATGTATTGAACATGAGCCTGAGCTGAGCGTCTTTTCAACGGATCGTTTGAGAGCTTGCTTTAAGCCAGTGGAGGAGTTGGTATGACACAGCATGAAAATAGACCCGTTTTGCTCGAAGTTAATGATTTAAAAGTTCATTTTGCTATTCGAGACAAAAAACAATGGTTCTGGCAGCCTGATAAAAGTTTAAAGGCGGTTGATGGTGTGACACTGCGCTTATATGAAGGTGAAACACTGGGTGTCGTGGGGGAATCTGGGTGTGGAAAGTCCACTTTTGCTCGCGCTATTATTGGGTTAGTGAAA of the Providencia stuartii genome contains:
- the oppB gene encoding oligopeptide ABC transporter permease OppB — encoded protein: MLKFIIRRLLEAIPTLFILITISFFMMRLAPGSPFTGERKLPPEVMANIEAKYHLNDPMYKQYFNYLVQLSKGDFGPSFKYKDYSVNDLVAKAFPVSAKLGATAFIVAVFFGVSAGVIAALNQNSKWDFTVMGFAMTGVVIPSFVVAPLLVLIFAIHLKWLPGGGWDGGNIKHMILPMVALSLAYIASISRITRGSMIEIMHSNFIRTARAKGLPLRTIILRHALKPALLPVLSYMGPAFVGIITGSMVIETIFGLPGIGQLFVNGALNRDYSLVLSLTILVGVLTIAFNAIVDVLYAVIDPKIRY
- the oppC gene encoding oligopeptide ABC transporter permease OppC, with translation MLLNQKNSEALEKLSEQLDIEGRSLWQDARRRFMHNRAAIFSLFVLFLITLFVIFAPMLSPFLYDDTDWEMMSMPPDMASGHYFGTDASGRDLLVRVAIGGRISLMVGVAAALVAVIVGTLYGSLAGYVGGKVDSFMMRLLEILNSFPFMFFVILLVTLFGTNILLIFVAIGMVSWLDMARIVRGQTLGLKRKEFIEAALVCGVSTRHIILRHIVPNVLGVVVVYASLLVPSMILFESFLSFLGLGTQEPLSSWGALLSDGANSMEVTPWLLLIPACFLVVTLFCFNFIGDGLRDALDPKDR
- a CDS encoding ABC transporter ATP-binding protein, which gives rise to MSEIKSSNPLLRVKDLNVTFSTPDGDVTAVNKLNFELRAGETLGIVGESGSGKSQTAFALMGLLARNGKIGGSAIFNGREILNLKEKDLNRMRAEEISIIFQDPMTSLNPYLKIGTQLSEVLMLHKGMGKQEAFEESVRMLDAVKMPEARKRMNMYPHEFSGGMRQRVMIAMALLCQPKLLIADEPTTALDVTVQAQIMTLLNELKQEFDTAIILITHDLGVVAGVCDKVLVMYAGRTMEYGTARDIFYHPSHPYSLGLLAAVPRLDGDDESLATIPGNPPNLLRLPKGCPFSPRCQYANEQCIEHEPELSVFSTDRLRACFKPVEELV